One genomic segment of Ictalurus punctatus breed USDA103 chromosome 4, Coco_2.0, whole genome shotgun sequence includes these proteins:
- the lmo2 gene encoding rhombotin-2, whose product MASTIERKTMEVNEELVDEVLQVPPSMLMCGGCQQSIGDRFFLKAIEQYWHEDCLSCDLCGCRLGEVGRRLYYKLGRKLCRRDYLRLFGQDGLCASCEKRIRAFEMTMRVRDKVYHLECFKCAACQKHFCVGDRYLLINTDIVCEQDIFEWTKLNSNLR is encoded by the exons ATGGCATCTACAATTGAGAGGAAGACCATGGAAGTTAACGA AGAACTAGTGGATGAGGTCCTCCAGGTGCCTCCGTCAATGCTGATGTGTGGTGGCTGTCAGCAAAGCATTGGAGACCGTTTTTTCCTGAAAGCCATAGAGCAGTACTGGCATGAGGACTGCCTGAGTTGTGACCTTTGTGGCTGCCGGCTGGGAGAGGTTGGCCGAAGATTGTACTACAAGCTCGGTAGGAAGCTGTGTCGAAGAGACTACCTAAG ACTGTTTGGTCAGGATGGGCTTTGCGCTTCCTGTGAGAAGAGGATCCGGGCATTTGAAATGACAATGCGGGTTCGTGACAAAGTGTACCACCTTGAGTGTTTCAAATGCGCAGCCTGTCAGAAGCATTTCTGTGTTGGTGACCGCTACTTGCTTATCAACACAGACATTGTATGTGAGCAGGACATTTTTGAGTGGACCAAACTCAACAGCAACTTACGATAA